The Mangifera indica cultivar Alphonso chromosome 8, CATAS_Mindica_2.1, whole genome shotgun sequence genome has a window encoding:
- the LOC123223147 gene encoding (R,S)-reticuline 7-O-methyltransferase-like encodes MGSLEVKTLLEGQAEVWQYMFGFADSMVLKSAVELRLADIIHSYGGPISLPQIASKIDSTSPNIPYLGRIMRMLERKGVFKAHRPSEGGDTTYGLTHISTWLLHDSELSLAPMILMENNLWQLAPWHYLSQCVKQGGIAFKKAHGCEMWDFASQNPKFNKLFNDALACTTKIVMRAFLSQYKDGFNNVRSLVDVGGGTGGALAEILKTYPHINGINFDLPHVVATAPKYDRVQNVGGNMFDAIPKADVIFMKWILHDWSDEACVKVLKNCRKAIPEETGMVVLVEIVLQEDGDNMFGNMDLVFDLLMFAHTTGGKERTEKEWKKLLEEGGFPRYNIINIPALPSIIEAYPL; translated from the exons ATGGGATCATTAGAAGTTAAGACATTACTAGAAGGCCAAGCAGAAGTATGGCAATACATGTTTGGCTTTGCAGACTCCATGGTTTTGAAGTCCGCTGTGGAGCTTCGCTTAGCTGACATTATACATTCCTATGGTGGCCCAATTTCTTTGCCCCAAATCGCCTCAA AAATTGACTCCACTTCACCAAACATTCCCTACCTTGGTCGCATCATGAGAATGCTTGAGCGCAAAGGAGTTTTCAAGGCACATCGTCCATCAGAAGGAGGTGACACTACCTACGGGTTGACTCATATATCAACATGGCTTCTACACGACTCGGAGCTCAGTCTTGCTCCAATGATACTAATGGAAAACAATCTATGGCAATTAGCACCGTGGCATTATCTCAGCCAATGTGTCAAACAAGGTGGAATTGCTTTCAAGAAGGCGCATGGGTGTGAGATGTGGGATTTCGCATCACAAAACCCCAAATTCAACAAGCTGTTCAATGATGCCTTGGCATGCACGACCAAGATTGTGATGAGGGCATTTTTATCACAATATAAAGATGGGTTTAACAATGTCCGATCACTGGTTGATGTGGGTGGTGGCACCGGAGGCGCGCTGGCCGagattttgaaaacctatcCACACATTAATGGTATAAACTTTGATCTGCCACATGTTGTAGCTACAGCTCCTAAATATGATAGGGTCCAAAATGTCGGAGGTAACATGTTTGACGCCATTCCTAAAGCAGACGTCATTTTCATGAAG TGGATACTGCATGATTGGAGTGATGAAGCTTGTGTGAAGGTTCTGAAAAATTGTAGGAAAGCAATACCGGAGGAAACTGGGATGGTTGTTCTAGTTGAAATCGTTCTACAGGAAGATGGTGACAACATGTTTGGGAACATGGACTTAGTATTTGATCTACTAATGTTTGCACACACTACAGGCGGAAAGGAAAGGACTGAAAAagaatggaaaaaattattggagGAAGGAGGCTTTCCTCGATACAACATCATCAACATCCCAGCTTTACCATCCATCATTGAGGCCTATCCACTGTAA
- the LOC123223203 gene encoding (R,S)-reticuline 7-O-methyltransferase-like codes for MGSLEVKTLLEGQAEVWQYMFGFADSMVLKSAVELRLADIIHSYGGPMSLSQIASKIDSASPNIPYLGRIMRMLARKGVFGAHRPSEGGDTTYGLTHISTWLRHDSELSLAPMILMENNLWQLAPWHYLSQCVKQGGIAFKKAHGCEMWDFASQNPEFNKLFNDALACTTKIVMRAFLSQYKDGFNNVRSLVDVGGGTGGELAEILKTYPHIKGINFDLPHVVATAPEYDGVSNVGGSMFDAIPNADIIFMKWILHDWSDEACVKILKNCRKAIPEKTGRVVLVEIVLQENGDNMFGNMDLVFDLLMFAHTTGGKERTEPEWKKLLEEGGFPRYNIINIPALPSIIEAYPL; via the exons ATGGGATCATTAGAAGTTAAGACATTGCTAGAAGGCCAAGCAGAAGTATGGCAATACATGTTTGGCTTTGCAGACTCCATGGTTTTGAAGTCTGCTGTGGAGCTTCGCTTAGCTGACATTATACATTCCTATGGTGGCCCAATGTCGTTGTCCCAAATCGCCTCAA AAATTGACTCCGCTTCACCAAACATTCCCTACCTTGGTCGCATCATGAGAATGCTTGCCCGTAAAGGAGTTTTTGGGGCACATCGTCCATCGGAAGGAGGCGACACTACCTACGGGTTGACTCACATATCAACATGGCTTCGACACGACTCGGAGCTCAGTCTTGCTCCAATGATACTAATGGAAAACAATCTATGGCAATTAGCACCATGGCATTATCTTAGCCAATGTGTCAAACAAGGTGGAATTGCTTTCAAGAAGGCGCACGGGTGTGAGATGTGGGACTTCGCATCACAAAACCCCGAATTCAACAAGCTGTTCAATGATGCCCTTGCATGCACGACCAAGATTGTGATGAGGGCATTTTTATCACAATACAAAGATGGGTTTAACAATGTCAGATCACTGGTTGATGTGGGTGGTGGCACCGGAGGCGAGCTGGCCGagattttgaaaacctatcCACACATTAAAGGCATAAATTTTGATCTGCCACATGTTGTAGCTACTGCTCCTGAATATGATGGGGTCTCAAACGTTGGAGGTAGCATGTTTGATGCCATTCCTAATGCAGACATCATTTTCATGAAG TGGATACTGCATGATTGGAGTGATGAAGCTTGTGTGAAGATTCTGAAAAATTGTAGGAAAGCAATACCGGAGAAAACTGGGAGGGTTGTTCTAGTTGAAATCGTTCTGCAGGAAAATGGTGACAACATGTTTGGGAACATGGACTTAGTGTTTGATCTACTGATGTTTGCACACACTACAGGGGGAAAGGAAAGGACTGAACCagaatggaaaaaattattggagGAAGGAGGCTTTCCTCGCTACAATATCATCAACATCCCAGCTTTACCATCCATTATTGAGGCCTATCCGCTGTAA
- the LOC123222473 gene encoding (R,S)-reticuline 7-O-methyltransferase-like, which translates to MEAVETSDESLSGQVEIWQHMFSFADSMALKCAVELRIADIINSHGRAITLSQLASSIGSTSPGISYLSRIMRLLVHKKIFAAHHDLNGEGETLYGLTNSSRWLLRESELSLAPLILMENHPMLMAPWHCFSQCVKDGGIAFKIAHGKQIWDIALQNPEFNKLFNDGLACTSKIIARAIISGYKDGFISINGSLVDVGGGTGNLIAEIVKSYPHIKGINFDLPHVISTAPMFDGISHVEGDMFQAIPKADAVIMKWVLHDWGDEDCVKILRNCRKAIPENTGKVIITEIVVRPDGNCLSDDTGLALDLLMIAHSSGGKERTEFEWKKILQEGGFPRYNIINIPAIPCIIEAFPE; encoded by the exons ATGGAAGCAGTAGAAACGAGTGATGAATCTTTGAGTGGGCAAGTAGAAATATGGCAACACATGTTTAGCTTTGCAGATTCAATGGCATTAAAGTGTGCTGTTGAACTCCGTATAGCTGACATTATCAACTCTCACGGTAGAGCCATCACTTTGTCTCAATTAGCTTCATCTATTGGCTCAACTTCCCCGGGTATCTCTTATCTCTCACGCATCATGAGGTTGCTTGTCCACAAGAAAATCTTTGCTGCACATCATGATTTGAACGGTGAAGGGGAGACCCTCTACGGGCTAACCAACTCATCCAGATGGCTTTTACGTGAATCCGAGCTAAGCCTGGCACCACTGATATTAATGGAGAATCATCCAATGCTAATGGCTCCTTGGCACTGTTTTAGCCAATGTGTGAAAGACGGTGGTATCGCTTTCAAGATAGCTCATGGCAAACAGATCTGGGATATCGCTTTACAGAATCCTGAGTTTAACAAGTTGTTCAACGACGGCTTGGCCTGTACGTCCAAGATCATTGCTAGAGCAATTATATCAGGATACAAAGATGGGTTTATTAGCATTAATGGATCCTTGGTGGATGTAGGAGGCGGCACTGGGAATCTTATCGCTGAGATTGTGAAATCGTATCCACATATTAAAGGAATTAACTTTGATTTGCCTCATGTTATTTCCACAGCTCCCATGTTTGATGGTATCTCTCATGTTGAAGGGGACATGTTTCAAGCCATCCCCAAAGCTGATGCAGTTATAATGAAG TGGGTACTGCATGATTGGGGCGATGAAGATTGCGTGAAGATTTTAAGAAATTGTCGAAAGGCAATTCCAGAGAACACAGGAAAGGTGATAATAACTGAGATTGTTGTGAGACCTGATGGCAACTGCCTATCCGATGACACGGGACTGGCTTTAGATTTACTGATGATAGCTCACAGCTCGGGCGGAAAAGAGAGGACTGAGTTTGAATGGAAGAAAATATTACAGGAAGGCGGCTTCCCTCGATACAATATTATCAACATTCCTGCAATACCCTGCATTATTGAGGCCTTCcctgaataa
- the LOC123223023 gene encoding ELMO domain-containing protein A-like isoform X2, which produces MFSVKKIETTSSLIFGPPLMRLRKRRQCFPSCSSLHRVDEDEIYWRQKKGDEELERSQNSTHVLSQLVQCFTNAMVGPRAWIGGLFNRTNNRRNEKFINYTLTPPQEHELQRLQERLQTPFDESRLDHQESLRALWHIAFPDVALNGLISEQWKEMGWQGPNPSTDFRLLFKQDGNRATWEYPFAVAGINVSFMLIQMLDLFSDKPRCLPGINFIRILGEDEKAFDVLYCIAFELMDAQWLGMHASYMEFNEVLKVTRLQLERELSLEDVHRIQDLPSYNLLYQ; this is translated from the exons ATGTTTTCGgttaaaaagattgaaacaacttcaagtttaatttttggCCCCCCCCTCATGAGATTGAGGAAGCGTAGACAATGCTTTCCTTCTTGCTCTTCTCTTCACAGA GTTGATGAGGATGAAATCTATTGGAGGCAGAAGAAGGGTGATGAAGAGTTGGAACGGTCACAGAATTCGACTCATGTATTATCACAGTTAGTTCAATGTTTCA CTAATGCTATGGTTGGACCACGAGCCTGGATAGGAGGGCTCTTTAACCGCACAAACAATAGACGTAATGAGAAGTTTATCAACTACACTTTGACTCCTCCTCAG gAACATGAACTTCAAAGACTTCAAGAACGGCTACAAACTCCTTTTGACGAGAGTCGCCTTGATCATCAA GAATCTCTTAGAGCACTATGGCATATTGCCTTTCCAGATGTTGCCCTAAATGGCTTAATCTCTGAGCAATGGAAAGAAATGGGATGGCAAGGTCCTAATCCGTCAACCGATTTTAG GTTGTTGTTCAAGCAAGATGGGAATCGAGCAACTTGGGAATACCCATTCGCTGTTGCTGGCATTAATGTGTCATTTATGTTGATTCAGATGTTGGATTTATTCTCAG ATAAACCAAGATGTCTTCCAGGAATAAATTTTATCAGAATATTAGgag AAGATGAAAAAGCCTTTGATGTACTATACTGTATAGCTTTTGAACTGATGGATGCCCAATGGCTTGGAATGCATGCATCCTATATGgagtttaat GAGGTTTTAAAAGTGACCCGGCTGCAATTGGAGAGAGAACTTTCTTTGGAAGATGTTCATCGGATACAAGATTTACCATCATACAACCTGTTGTACCAGTAA
- the LOC123223023 gene encoding ELMO domain-containing protein A-like isoform X3, whose translation MVGPRAWIGGLFNRTNNRRNEKFINYTLTPPQEHELQRLQERLQTPFDESRLDHQESLRALWHIAFPDVALNGLISEQWKEMGWQGPNPSTDFRGCGFISLENLLFFARNYPASFRRLLFKQDGNRATWEYPFAVAGINVSFMLIQMLDLFSDKPRCLPGINFIRILGEDEKAFDVLYCIAFELMDAQWLGMHASYMEFNEVLKVTRLQLERELSLEDVHRIQDLPSYNLLYQ comes from the exons ATGGTTGGACCACGAGCCTGGATAGGAGGGCTCTTTAACCGCACAAACAATAGACGTAATGAGAAGTTTATCAACTACACTTTGACTCCTCCTCAG gAACATGAACTTCAAAGACTTCAAGAACGGCTACAAACTCCTTTTGACGAGAGTCGCCTTGATCATCAA GAATCTCTTAGAGCACTATGGCATATTGCCTTTCCAGATGTTGCCCTAAATGGCTTAATCTCTGAGCAATGGAAAGAAATGGGATGGCAAGGTCCTAATCCGTCAACCGATTTTAG GGGTTGCGGTTTTATTTCTCTTGAAAACTTGCTGTTTTTCGCCAGGAATTATCCG GCATCTTTTCGCAGGTTGTTGTTCAAGCAAGATGGGAATCGAGCAACTTGGGAATACCCATTCGCTGTTGCTGGCATTAATGTGTCATTTATGTTGATTCAGATGTTGGATTTATTCTCAG ATAAACCAAGATGTCTTCCAGGAATAAATTTTATCAGAATATTAGgag AAGATGAAAAAGCCTTTGATGTACTATACTGTATAGCTTTTGAACTGATGGATGCCCAATGGCTTGGAATGCATGCATCCTATATGgagtttaat GAGGTTTTAAAAGTGACCCGGCTGCAATTGGAGAGAGAACTTTCTTTGGAAGATGTTCATCGGATACAAGATTTACCATCATACAACCTGTTGTACCAGTAA
- the LOC123223023 gene encoding ELMO domain-containing protein B-like isoform X1 yields the protein MFSVKKIETTSSLIFGPPLMRLRKRRQCFPSCSSLHRVDEDEIYWRQKKGDEELERSQNSTHVLSQLVQCFTNAMVGPRAWIGGLFNRTNNRRNEKFINYTLTPPQEHELQRLQERLQTPFDESRLDHQESLRALWHIAFPDVALNGLISEQWKEMGWQGPNPSTDFRGCGFISLENLLFFARNYPASFRRLLFKQDGNRATWEYPFAVAGINVSFMLIQMLDLFSDKPRCLPGINFIRILGEDEKAFDVLYCIAFELMDAQWLGMHASYMEFNEVLKVTRLQLERELSLEDVHRIQDLPSYNLLYQ from the exons ATGTTTTCGgttaaaaagattgaaacaacttcaagtttaatttttggCCCCCCCCTCATGAGATTGAGGAAGCGTAGACAATGCTTTCCTTCTTGCTCTTCTCTTCACAGA GTTGATGAGGATGAAATCTATTGGAGGCAGAAGAAGGGTGATGAAGAGTTGGAACGGTCACAGAATTCGACTCATGTATTATCACAGTTAGTTCAATGTTTCA CTAATGCTATGGTTGGACCACGAGCCTGGATAGGAGGGCTCTTTAACCGCACAAACAATAGACGTAATGAGAAGTTTATCAACTACACTTTGACTCCTCCTCAG gAACATGAACTTCAAAGACTTCAAGAACGGCTACAAACTCCTTTTGACGAGAGTCGCCTTGATCATCAA GAATCTCTTAGAGCACTATGGCATATTGCCTTTCCAGATGTTGCCCTAAATGGCTTAATCTCTGAGCAATGGAAAGAAATGGGATGGCAAGGTCCTAATCCGTCAACCGATTTTAG GGGTTGCGGTTTTATTTCTCTTGAAAACTTGCTGTTTTTCGCCAGGAATTATCCG GCATCTTTTCGCAGGTTGTTGTTCAAGCAAGATGGGAATCGAGCAACTTGGGAATACCCATTCGCTGTTGCTGGCATTAATGTGTCATTTATGTTGATTCAGATGTTGGATTTATTCTCAG ATAAACCAAGATGTCTTCCAGGAATAAATTTTATCAGAATATTAGgag AAGATGAAAAAGCCTTTGATGTACTATACTGTATAGCTTTTGAACTGATGGATGCCCAATGGCTTGGAATGCATGCATCCTATATGgagtttaat GAGGTTTTAAAAGTGACCCGGCTGCAATTGGAGAGAGAACTTTCTTTGGAAGATGTTCATCGGATACAAGATTTACCATCATACAACCTGTTGTACCAGTAA
- the LOC123224561 gene encoding protein EPIDERMAL PATTERNING FACTOR 1-like, producing MKGSVWIALLVIVIFFVPSVMSSRHIGRPHSHDGHHHTPQLMKTELYWERVMKRKGAETLEIAGSRLPDCSHACGSCVPCRLVIVSFVCASLEEAETCPIAYKCMCNDKSYPVP from the exons ATGAAGGGCTCTGTTTGGATTGCTTTATTAGTCATCGTCATCTTCTTTGTTCCCTCAGTAATGTCTTCGAGGCACATTGGCCGGCCGCACTCAC ATGATGGGCATCACCATACTCCACAGTTAATGAAAACAGAGTTGTACTGGGAAAGAGTAATGAAGAGAAAGGGAGCAGAGACGCTAGAAATTGCAGGGTCAAGGTTACCGGATTGTTCGCATGCTTGCGGCTCATGTGTGCCATGCAGACTGGTTATAGTTAGCTTTGTGTGCGCGTCACTTGAAGAAGCTGAGACTTGTCCGATAGCTTACAAGTGCATGTGTAATGACAAGTCTTATCCTGTTCCATGA
- the LOC123223478 gene encoding NDR1/HIN1-like protein 13: protein MLNNEQTTGDLRSPPRRRNPPRYSSQHFRLQDPNSGNACIKCICCCYCCLFTLTFILTIVVYILYAIFKPEVPKYNIENFQVKSFNILPNLSLNAEATAFVKADNPNSRMGFEYGKESSVMVNYTDTTLCSGKLPAFTQPKDNVTKFTVALRGHTEVGSELQESLMAAKEARKIPLLVLIKAPIVVMLRSFPLKEVVASINCTLVVDNLAPDKPINIISSKYNYAISF from the coding sequence ATGCTCAACAATGAGCAAACTACAGGTGATTTAAGATCGCCTCCTCGCCGGAGAAATCCACCAAGATACAGTTCTCAACATTTCCGGCTTCAGGATCCAAATAGTGGAAATGCTTGCATCAAATGTATATGTTGTTGTTACTGCTGCCTCTTCACTTTAACCTTCATTCTCACTATTGTTGTGTATATTCTTTATGCCATCTTTAAACCTGAGGTTCCCAAATACAATATTGAGAATTTTCAGGTGAAGTCCTTCAATATCCTTCCGAATTTAAGCCTCAATGCTGAAGCAACCGCGTTTGTTAAAGCTGATAATCCTAATAGCCGTATGGGATTCGAATATGGCAAAGAGAGCTCGGTAATGGTTAATTACACTGACACAACTCTTTGTTCAGGCAAACTTCCTGCATTTACTCAACCGAAGGATAATGTAACCAAATTCACTGTTGCCTTGCGGGGGCACACAGAGGTTGGTTCAGAGCTTCAAGAATCTCTAATGGCAGCTAAGGAAGCAAGGAAAATCCCTTTGTTAGTCTTGATAAAAGCACCTATTGTTGTTATGCTTCGATCATTTCCACTGAAAGAAGTTGTAGCTAGTATTAACTGCACTTTGGTTGTTGATAACTTGGCGCCAGACAAGCCCATTAATATCATATCCTCTAAGTATAATTATGCTATATCATTTTGA
- the LOC123222759 gene encoding ethylene-responsive transcription factor ERF054-like, with product MAAAENSGKSKKVVDETAEMMAASQDWDTDKGKDVDFSTSFERRQQWRPVLEEASMSQRPLKKIRSPERLQSSSSFTHQSQSSSFYVSPSSASLPSSLSLPSSRIFPFAFDSSQQLTTSPAPLPLFRPSIQPTQNQQQMISFSPNQPQHSFNYSPFFTGESALAYQQQQQQLLQYCEALNLSPRGRMMMMNRLGPDGRPLLRPQVQPFNATKLYRGVRQRHWGKWVAEIRLPRNRNRLWLGTFDTAEDAALAYDREAYKLRGENARLNFPELFLNKDKATSTSPASNDCSSPTTHESSTSSSVPSQFLSHSQQAQEGLNLQVMSREPLPPPPPPPLPQGDNPDSDSGLGSNEATASEEVQAVAEGSGSGEGVSGSQELVWGEMAEAWLNAIPAGWGPGSPVWDDLDASNNLLMPSNLPYINQNQHEFNQPDHQKQQDNLGSASSSSSFPMKPFFRKDQDS from the coding sequence ATGGCTGCAGCAGAGAACAGTGGCAAATCCAAAAAGGTTGTTGATGAAACAGCAGAGATGATGGCTGCGAGCCAGGATTGGGATACTGATAAAGGTAAGGATGTTGATTTTAGTACTAGTTTCGAGAGGCGTCAGCAATGGAGGCCCGTTTTAGAAGAAGCTTCCATGTCACAGAGACCTCTCAAGAAGATCCGTAGCCCTGAACGTTTgcaatcttcatcttcttttacACATCAGTCACAGTCATCTTCATTTTATGTTTCTCCAAGTTCAGCTTCTTTACCGTCTTCTTTGTCTTTGCCATCTTCAAGaatttttccttttgcttttgaTTCTTCTCAACAGTTAACAACATCACCAGCTCCTCTGCCTCTTTTTCGACCTTCGATACAACCGACACAAAACCAGCAACAAATGATCTCTTTTAGTCCTAATCAACCACAGCATAGCTTTAACTATTCTCCCTTTTTCACTGGAGAATCAGCGTTGGCTTATCAGCAACAGCAGCAACAACTTCTTCAGTATTGCGAAGCATTGAATTTAAGTCCTAGAGGaagaatgatgatgatgaatagGTTGGGACCAGATGGGAGGCCATTGTTAAGGCCTCAAGTTCAGCCTTTTAACGCTACAAAGCTTTACAGGGGAGTGAGACAGAGACATTGGGGCAAATGGGTAGCCGAGATTCGTCTACCTCGAAATAGGAATCGCCTTTGGCTTGGAACATTTGACACGGCTGAAGATGCCGCCTTAGCCTATGACCGCGAGGCCTATAAATTGAGAGGAGAGAATGCTAGGCTGAATTTCCCTGAATTGTTTCTGAACAAGGATAAAGCAACCTCCACATCCCCTGCTTCAAATGATTGTTCTTCACCAACTACTCATGAAAGTTCAACCTCAAGTTCAGTGCCAAGTCAATTCCTAAGCCACTCTCAACAAGCTCAGGAAGGCCTAAATTTGCAGGTTATGAGCAGAGAACCGCTGCCGCCGCCGCCGCCACCACCACTGCCTCAAGGAGACAATCCTGACAGTGATTCAGGATTAGGGTCAAACGAGGCTACAGCGAGTGAAGAGGTGCAAGCAGTTGCTGAGGGCTCTGGCTCAGGAGAAGGCGTTTCTGGCTCACAAGAATTAGTATGGGGAGAAATGGCTGAGGCTTGGCTCAATGCGATTCCAGCAGGCTGGGGACCAGGTAGTCCTGTTTGGGATGATTTGGACGCCTCTAACAATCTTCTGATGCCTTCAAACCTTCCTTATATCAATCAAAACCAGCATGAATTTAATCAACCTGATCATCAGAAGCAACAGGACAATTTGGGTTctgcttcttcttcatcttcttttcccATGAAGCCCTTCTTCCGGAAGGATCAAGATTCATAG